The Paramisgurnus dabryanus chromosome 3, PD_genome_1.1, whole genome shotgun sequence genome includes a window with the following:
- the soul5 gene encoding heme-binding protein 2 encodes MICLTGVIVLLLGLTVEGRIGDSKSESSYCTETKECLLFDLVCEGDGYEVRHYDAAKWVSTEEQSHFMELAISRAFKKLYKYITGENEAGAKIDMTTPVLIKVKEDDSIWDSSVYVLNFLLPSDFQANPPKPTDPSVYFTDTPDMNVYVKSYGGWMMSVVSKIKAQQLKTSLDNVQASYETEYHYDVGYNSPMKILNRHNEEWYIVKGEPVCPKTE; translated from the exons AT GATTTGCCTGACGGGAGTGATCGTTTTGCTTCTAGGATTGACTGTAGAGGGAAGAATTGG AGACTCAAAAAGTGAATCCAGTTACTGCACAGAGACCAAGGAATGTTTGCTGTTTGACTTGGTTTGTGAGGGAGACGGTTATGAG GTGCGTCACTATGATGCTGCTAAATGGGTGTCAACAGAGGAACAATCCCATTTTATGGAACTGGCAATTTCAAGAGCTTTCAAGAAACTCTACAAATACATCACTGGAGAAAATGAGGCTG GTGCTAAGATTGATATGACCACCCCAGTTCTCATTAAAGTGAAAGAAGATGACAGTATTTGGGATTCATCAGTCTACGTTCTCAACTTCCTGCTTCCATCTGACTTCCAGGCCAACCCACCAAAGCCTACTGATCCTTCT GTATATTTCACAGACACCCCTGATATGAATGTATACGTCAAGAGCTATGGGGGCTGGATGATGTCAGTCGTAAGCAAAATAAAGGCTCAGCAACTAAAGACATCACTGGACAATGTACAGGCATCATATGAGACAGAGTATCATTATGACGTTGGCTATAACAG CCCAATGAAGATTTTGAACAGACACAATGAGGAATGGTATATTGTTAAGGGTGAGCCAGTCTGCCCTAAAACTGAGTAG
- the nr5a5 gene encoding nuclear receptor subfamily 5, group A, member 5, giving the protein MNISNYLLDLPQPTVLQSTDYNLDVLTQEGPSTSQDFKPDPDGRAAQDDGCPVCGDRVSGYHYGLLTCESCKGFFKRSVQNNKRYMCAERQSCPMDPAQRKRCPYCRFQKCLAVGMKREAVRADRMRGGRNKFGPLYRRDRQLKQQRGVYHTANTAPYRIKHEGPQPSLHHDFHVSNASPDVLAPDHYYSPPPFPHSISQSEFPMLLDCTVPRDRTPSDPSLSFHTLYYPGFHGYHGKRDLSLNYSPASVSPPAPISPTVVSTPVTTLTPASTPCSTPTAHSLTTMTPNPSLCFLSQLLESEPDEKQLCTRVLASLQREQAYRGKHDRLNTFSIMCKMADQTLFALVEWARNSTLFKELKVEDQMVLLQSCWSELLVLDHLCRQVAYGRDGRIYLITGQQIEVSIILSQAGVSLGSLVSRAQDLVFKLKSLQLDREEFVCLKYLVLFNPDVKSVQDRRQVEQTQERVNRALMDHTMQTHPGHSDKFGQLLLRLPEVRSISLQVEEYLYQRHLLGDLPCNSLLTEMLHAKQT; this is encoded by the exons ATGAACATCTCAAACTATCTCCTGGATCTCCCCCAGCCCACTGTTCTCCAATCCACCGATTACAATCTGGACGTATTGACCCAAGAGGGACCGTCAACAT CTCAGGACTTTAAGCCGGACCCTGATGGTAGGGCAGCTCAGGATGACGGTTGTCCGGTGTGTGGTGACCGAGTGTCAGGGTATCACTATGGCCTACTCACATGTGAGAGCTGTAAG GGTTTTTTCAAGCGCTCAGTGCAGAACAACAAGCGCTATATGTGCGCAGAGAGACAGAGCTGTCCAATGGACCCGGCCCAGAGGAAACGATGCCCTTATTGCCGCTTTCAGAAATGTTTAGCTGTGGGCATGAAAAGAGaag CTGTACGTGCAGACCGCATGAGAGGTGGACGAAATAAGTTCGGGCCACTATATCGACGAGACAGACAACTGAAACAGCAGAGAGGAGTCTATCACACAGCGAACACCGCCCCCTACAGGATCAAACATGAAGGACCACAACCATCCTTACATCATGATTTTCATGTCTCAAACGCTTCCCCTGATGTTCTTGCCCCTGACCATTACTACTCGCCTCCGCCCTTTCCTCACAGCATCTCCCAATCAGAGTTTCCAATGTTGTTGGACTGCACCGTACCCCGAGACCGGACACCGTCTGACCCATCTCTGTCGTTTCACACACTGTACTATCCAGGCTTTCACGGATACCACGGAAAAAGGGATCTCTCGCTCAACTACAGCCCTGCTTCCGTGTCGCCCCCTGCACCGATCTCCCCTACCGTTGTCTCCACACCCGTCACCACGCTCACGCCAGCCTCAACTCCATGTTCAACCCCTACAGCACATAGCTTGACCACCATGACCCCTAACCCTAGCTTGTGCTTTTTAAGCCAGCTCCTAGAATCGGAGCCGGATGAGAAGCAGCTCTGCACGCGGGTGTTGGCGAGCCTTCAAAGAGAGCAAGCCTATAGAGGAAAACACGACCGCCTCAACACCTTCAGCATCATGTGCAAAATGGCCGACCAGACTTTGTTTGCGCTGGTGGAGTGGGCTCGCAACAGCACACTGTTTAAAGAACTTAAG GTGGAGGACCAAATGGTGCTTCTGCAGAGCTGTTGGAGTGAACTGCTGGTTCTGGATCATCTGTGCCGACAGGTGGCTTATGGTAGAGATGGTCGCATCTATTTGATTACTGGACAACAA ATTGAGGTATCGATCATTCTCAGTCAGGCTGGAGTTTCTCTCGGTAGTTTGGTGTCCAGAGCCCAGGACCTTGTCTTCAAGCTTAAATCACTTCAGCTGGACAGGGAGGAGTTTGTGTGCCTTAAATATCTGGTTCTCTTCAACCCAG ATGTCAAATCAGTACAGGATCGCAGACAGGTTGAACAGACTCAAGAGCGTGTAAACCGAGCTCTGATGGACCACACCATGCAGACCCATCCGGGTCACTCGGACAAGTTTGGCCAGCTGCTGCTCCGTCTGCCCGAGGTTCGCAGCATCAGCCTGCAGGTTGAGGAATATCTGTATCAGCGCCACCTGCTGGGAGATTTACCCTGCAACTCACTCCTCACTGAAATGCTGCATGCTAAGCAGACATAG